In one Prosthecochloris aestuarii DSM 271 genomic region, the following are encoded:
- a CDS encoding transposase: protein MPRGARLDAPGTLHHVIIRGIEKGDIVRDKDDRKEFLRRMGELAQGTGTSIYAFALMTNHAHILLKSGEQGLSTFMRRLLSGYAQYFNRRHRRVGHLFQNRYKSIICEEEAYFDKLVAYIHLNPLRARLVSSFEELASYPWCSHAILMKTLHYAWVDREYVLQFFGDKEGDARKVYLEYLEEEAGVDREKELSGGGLLRSHGGWSNVLSMRKQGVKALSDDRILGGDAFVREVLQDAEEQGEQLLSADERAQQIAREIEKVCRREGISLAVLRSGSRRGGLSKIRKELAERFVNEYGLSLAETARQLWVTTGAVSHMVR, encoded by the coding sequence ATGCCACGAGGAGCAAGGCTGGATGCGCCGGGGACGTTGCATCATGTGATTATTCGGGGAATCGAAAAAGGAGATATTGTTCGGGACAAGGATGACAGAAAAGAGTTTCTTCGTCGCATGGGTGAATTGGCTCAAGGGACGGGAACCAGCATCTATGCATTCGCACTGATGACGAACCATGCCCATATCCTGCTGAAAAGCGGGGAACAGGGCTTATCGACGTTCATGCGTCGTTTGCTTTCCGGGTATGCGCAATATTTCAATCGGCGTCACCGCCGAGTGGGGCATCTTTTTCAGAATAGATATAAATCGATCATCTGTGAAGAGGAGGCGTATTTCGATAAACTGGTAGCATACATTCATCTCAATCCATTGCGAGCACGACTTGTCAGTTCTTTTGAAGAACTGGCTTCGTATCCATGGTGCAGTCATGCGATTTTGATGAAAACGCTTCACTATGCATGGGTGGATCGTGAGTACGTCCTGCAATTTTTCGGCGATAAAGAGGGTGATGCTCGAAAGGTTTACCTGGAGTATCTGGAGGAAGAGGCAGGAGTCGACCGGGAGAAAGAGCTTTCAGGCGGAGGTCTGCTTCGATCTCATGGGGGCTGGTCTAACGTGCTGTCGATGCGCAAGCAGGGTGTAAAGGCGCTCAGTGATGATCGGATACTTGGTGGTGATGCGTTTGTCCGGGAGGTGCTTCAGGATGCTGAAGAACAGGGGGAACAGTTGTTGTCTGCAGATGAGCGGGCACAACAGATTGCCCGTGAGATCGAGAAGGTATGTCGGAGAGAGGGGATCAGTCTTGCTGTTTTGCGTTCGGGCAGCAGAAGAGGAGGATTGTCTAAAATACGAAAGGAACTGGCTGAGAGGTTTGTGAATGAATATGGATTGTCTCTTGCAGAAACGGCAAGGCAGTTGTGGGTGACAACGGGTGCGGTTAGTCATATGGTTCGTTGA
- the zupT gene encoding zinc transporter ZupT, with protein MRDVWIAFGLTLFAGMATAIGSIIAFAAKRTNYRFLSVTTGFSAGVMLYVSFVEIFPKGVDALVEPFGEAGAHWVNALSFFGGMLLIGLIDFLVPAAENPHEIHSEAEMLPLHDSSAPAPDFDRLSGVQKKQEGVHDHGAHHKLLRMGMFTALAIGIHNFPEGLATFLAALQDPALGVAIAIAIALHNIPEGVSVSVPIYYATGSRKKAFIYSSLSGLAEPIGAVIAYGAILFFLGGETGVIPQEVMGILFGGVAGIMVYISLDELLPTSRAYGKGHDSLFGLAGGMVVMALSLLLMQ; from the coding sequence ATGAGAGATGTGTGGATTGCATTTGGATTGACCCTTTTTGCGGGAATGGCGACTGCTATTGGTAGCATCATCGCCTTTGCCGCCAAGAGAACAAACTATCGCTTTCTTTCGGTGACGACAGGCTTTTCGGCTGGCGTTATGCTGTATGTTTCTTTTGTGGAAATTTTTCCTAAAGGTGTCGATGCACTGGTTGAGCCTTTTGGCGAAGCCGGAGCTCATTGGGTTAATGCGCTTTCTTTTTTTGGCGGGATGCTCTTGATCGGGTTGATTGATTTCCTTGTTCCTGCTGCGGAGAATCCCCACGAGATTCATTCTGAAGCCGAGATGCTTCCATTGCACGATTCTTCTGCGCCCGCGCCCGATTTCGATAGATTGTCAGGGGTGCAGAAGAAACAAGAGGGGGTCCACGATCACGGCGCACACCATAAGCTCCTGCGGATGGGGATGTTTACCGCTTTGGCTATCGGAATTCACAATTTCCCAGAGGGATTGGCAACCTTTCTCGCTGCTCTCCAGGACCCCGCTCTGGGTGTCGCTATCGCAATTGCCATTGCCCTGCATAACATACCTGAAGGGGTGAGTGTATCCGTTCCGATTTATTATGCTACAGGGAGCCGCAAGAAGGCCTTTATCTATTCCTCCCTCAGCGGATTGGCTGAACCGATCGGAGCCGTTATCGCATATGGCGCGATCCTGTTTTTCCTTGGCGGCGAGACGGGGGTTATTCCTCAGGAGGTCATGGGCATCCTTTTTGGCGGTGTTGCGGGCATTATGGTCTATATCAGCCTGGACGAGTTGCTTCCGACAAGCAGGGCATATGGCAAAGGTCATGACAGTCTCTTTGGACTTGCAGGAGGTATGGTGGTCATGGCCCTTAGCCTGTTGCTTATGCAATAG
- a CDS encoding formylglycine-generating enzyme family protein — MTSPTRNETLAELRSRAIQPFSSELSPVIVNEQDGSPMVLVPAGRFTMGDDLDKESPQQSVFLKAFYISIYAVTNRQYRAFMEATGHRPPNIGARIDSLSVWHEEGCPEAFDDYPVVLISWDDADAYARWAGCRLPNEAEWEKAARGPEGLIYPWGERWDENNCRNRNNRGEDSVALVYAYPEGVSGYGTWNQSGNIMEWCSIWEGEDDSGNASSGEEALCQERGGCWRYPDKFAFRASQRSFVVPKAVNDFRGFRLVLPVESGGGREDG; from the coding sequence ATGACATCGCCAACACGTAACGAAACACTTGCGGAACTCAGAAGCCGCGCGATTCAGCCTTTCAGCAGCGAGCTATCGCCGGTCATCGTCAACGAGCAGGATGGCTCCCCGATGGTGCTGGTTCCCGCTGGGCGCTTCACCATGGGCGACGACCTCGACAAGGAGAGTCCGCAACAGAGCGTCTTTCTCAAGGCGTTCTATATCTCGATTTACGCGGTTACCAATCGCCAGTATCGGGCGTTCATGGAGGCTACAGGTCACCGGCCACCCAACATCGGAGCAAGGATAGATTCGCTTTCGGTCTGGCACGAAGAGGGCTGTCCCGAAGCCTTCGACGATTACCCGGTCGTGCTTATCAGCTGGGACGATGCGGACGCCTATGCCAGATGGGCGGGATGCCGGTTGCCCAACGAAGCCGAGTGGGAAAAAGCTGCGCGCGGGCCGGAAGGACTGATCTACCCGTGGGGGGAGCGGTGGGATGAAAATAACTGCCGGAACCGCAACAACCGGGGCGAGGACTCGGTTGCACTGGTGTACGCCTATCCCGAAGGCGTCTCGGGCTACGGTACCTGGAACCAGAGCGGTAACATTATGGAGTGGTGCTCGATCTGGGAAGGGGAGGACGATTCCGGGAACGCTTCATCCGGAGAAGAAGCTCTATGCCAGGAACGGGGTGGCTGCTGGCGCTATCCCGATAAGTTCGCATTCCGCGCATCGCAGCGGTCATTTGTGGTACCGAAAGCGGTCAACGATTTTCGGGGATTCCGGCTGGTGTTGCCGGTTGAGTCGGGAGGTGGAAGGGAGGACGGTTGA
- a CDS encoding AAA family ATPase, producing MSWLEELKLNVAARVAVIHLVTIDEEDMLKTLSAWAQSSEWPEGMGLITWDIGDQFRQLREPGLTFSKMAATPETVLDIIDDYKGSATFVLKDFNHFSEHGRKVSRMLRNLAARLPFREEVVNIIVTGSGGNLPDELCHDIPTIDVGKPDSARILELLERETRSTRALDNATHGLRERLVESALGLSMVEAGRAFRKAIVLAGGQPLDERSVRQVLNEKRHIIRESGALELYPYTGSMNNVGGLGALKQWLDQRQEAFSQDARDYGLSTPKGVALIGIPGTGKSLCAKVTAGHWGMTLLRMDVGAIFSGLLGSSEQNIREAIRIAEVIAPCVLWVDEIEKAFAGSVGDSGTASRVFATFLTWMQEKTAPVFVFATANNVDRLPPELLRKGRFDEVFFLDLPTLAERVNILEVHLKERGYTMLSHRFDLRAVASATEGFVGAELQALVNDAMFPAFRDKRREIDTEDLLDAAHAMVPLSASHQSVIDELREMVQNGQVRNASVESGDVPASKKTGDPQ from the coding sequence ATGTCCTGGCTCGAAGAACTCAAACTAAACGTTGCGGCGCGTGTTGCCGTTATTCATCTGGTGACCATCGATGAAGAGGATATGCTCAAAACGCTCTCTGCCTGGGCGCAATCCAGCGAGTGGCCGGAGGGTATGGGGCTCATTACCTGGGACATCGGCGACCAGTTCCGGCAGTTGCGCGAGCCGGGGCTCACCTTCAGCAAGATGGCGGCCACTCCCGAAACCGTGCTCGATATTATCGACGATTACAAGGGTTCGGCAACCTTCGTTCTCAAGGACTTCAACCACTTCTCTGAGCATGGCCGCAAGGTTTCGCGCATGTTGCGTAACCTTGCCGCGCGTCTGCCGTTCCGGGAAGAGGTGGTGAACATTATCGTGACCGGTTCGGGCGGGAACCTTCCGGACGAACTGTGCCACGATATTCCGACCATTGATGTCGGCAAGCCCGACAGCGCCCGTATTCTGGAGCTGCTCGAACGCGAAACCCGCTCGACGCGAGCGCTCGACAATGCCACGCATGGTCTTCGTGAACGGCTGGTCGAAAGCGCGCTCGGGCTGTCGATGGTCGAGGCGGGACGGGCATTTCGAAAAGCTATCGTGCTTGCCGGAGGGCAGCCGCTCGACGAAAGGAGCGTTCGGCAGGTGCTGAACGAAAAACGGCACATCATCCGCGAAAGCGGCGCGCTTGAACTTTATCCTTACACCGGCTCGATGAACAACGTTGGAGGTCTCGGCGCTTTGAAGCAGTGGCTTGACCAGCGTCAGGAGGCCTTCAGCCAGGACGCGCGCGATTATGGTCTCAGCACTCCCAAGGGCGTAGCGCTCATCGGGATTCCGGGCACGGGCAAAAGCCTTTGCGCGAAAGTCACTGCCGGGCACTGGGGAATGACGCTGCTCAGGATGGATGTCGGCGCTATTTTCAGCGGCCTTCTGGGGTCAAGTGAACAGAATATCCGTGAGGCCATTCGCATTGCTGAGGTGATTGCGCCCTGCGTGCTGTGGGTCGACGAAATTGAAAAAGCGTTCGCCGGATCGGTTGGCGACAGCGGCACGGCCAGCCGCGTGTTTGCCACGTTCCTGACCTGGATGCAGGAGAAAACAGCACCGGTTTTCGTGTTCGCTACGGCCAACAACGTCGATCGCCTTCCGCCCGAACTGCTGCGCAAGGGGCGTTTCGACGAGGTCTTTTTTCTCGACCTGCCGACCCTCGCCGAGCGGGTTAACATTCTCGAAGTCCATCTCAAGGAGAGGGGCTATACCATGCTTTCGCACCGATTCGACCTCCGTGCGGTTGCCTCGGCCACCGAGGGGTTTGTCGGCGCTGAATTGCAGGCGCTGGTCAACGATGCCATGTTCCCCGCCTTCCGCGACAAGCGGCGGGAGATCGATACGGAGGATCTGCTCGATGCCGCTCACGCGATGGTGCCGCTTTCGGCCTCACATCAGTCGGTGATCGACGAGTTGCGGGAGATGGTCCAGAACGGCCAGGTGCGCAATGCATCCGTCGAATCGGGCGACGTGCCTGCGTCAAAGAAAACCGGAGATCCACAATGA
- a CDS encoding Hsp70 family protein, which translates to MALAFDFGTCNSVVARWNEALNDIETPELPNLGISYPQPGEADARVIPSMIHFGERDALLVGSQVAGAGLVNHPGTFRWLKMDMLRTGGANRGRRVNGRVIYPRLAADDLVDRILMYVRGAFGDIDDELVLTVPVEAFDHYIDWLREAAMKRFSGGISIIDEATACMLGYSDAVLDNEPYCIVDFGGGTLDVSIVRTDLRSASHARCRILGRAGEEIGGVMIDNWLLEHIQQEQGLDDEDIASIGSSLLEAVEQAKISIANGDPEASFTRFNDVTGRLIEVALTADTLKEVLEKKREPGMNNLYQHIVRTLDRALDQARDRAGIRKEDLKGVFLVGGSSLLPGIEEKIREFFPRSDVHAGNPFEAIARGACLFSGGMIDQTLTHDYCLRSWNRELREFELVPVVPRGTPYPTGKPVCSKYIKAASDVQEVLGLVIYERTLMSRPLISYVNGADGLRPVKEGERLESRSKPLNPEDSEFIHAVPPCRSGDRRFIAGFGVDKSRRLTLWLRDTEPDNRSSIRLRDGSSLPLPVADLPVVKL; encoded by the coding sequence ATGGCTCTTGCTTTTGATTTCGGTACCTGTAACAGTGTTGTCGCCCGCTGGAACGAGGCCCTGAATGATATTGAAACCCCCGAGCTTCCCAACCTCGGCATCTCCTATCCCCAGCCCGGTGAGGCGGATGCGAGGGTCATTCCCTCCATGATTCATTTCGGCGAACGTGACGCGCTGCTGGTCGGCAGCCAGGTTGCCGGGGCGGGCCTTGTCAACCATCCGGGAACCTTCAGGTGGCTGAAGATGGATATGCTGCGTACGGGGGGAGCCAATCGCGGACGGCGCGTGAATGGCAGGGTGATCTATCCCCGCCTGGCGGCGGACGATCTTGTGGATCGCATTCTGATGTATGTGCGCGGCGCGTTCGGCGACATTGACGACGAGCTTGTGCTGACCGTGCCGGTCGAGGCGTTCGATCACTACATCGACTGGCTGCGAGAAGCGGCCATGAAGCGGTTTTCTGGCGGGATCAGCATCATTGACGAGGCAACCGCCTGTATGCTTGGCTACAGCGACGCGGTGCTCGACAATGAGCCCTACTGCATCGTGGATTTCGGAGGCGGCACGCTTGATGTTTCAATCGTCCGTACCGACCTGCGCAGTGCCTCTCATGCACGGTGCCGGATCCTCGGACGGGCGGGCGAGGAGATCGGCGGCGTCATGATCGACAACTGGCTGCTGGAGCATATCCAGCAGGAGCAGGGGCTCGACGACGAGGATATCGCCTCGATCGGTTCATCCCTGCTTGAAGCGGTCGAGCAGGCCAAAATTTCCATCGCAAACGGCGATCCGGAGGCATCCTTCACCCGCTTTAACGATGTGACCGGCCGGCTGATAGAGGTGGCGCTTACAGCTGACACACTTAAAGAGGTGCTTGAGAAAAAGCGCGAGCCGGGCATGAACAACCTCTACCAGCACATCGTCCGCACGCTTGACCGCGCGCTGGATCAGGCGCGCGACCGAGCGGGCATACGCAAGGAGGATCTGAAAGGGGTTTTCCTCGTTGGCGGGAGCAGCCTCCTGCCGGGCATCGAGGAGAAAATCCGGGAGTTCTTTCCGCGGAGTGACGTCCATGCGGGCAATCCGTTCGAGGCCATCGCGAGGGGAGCGTGCCTCTTTTCGGGTGGCATGATCGACCAGACGCTGACCCACGATTACTGCCTGCGAAGCTGGAACCGCGAACTCCGGGAGTTCGAGCTGGTGCCTGTCGTGCCGCGCGGCACCCCGTACCCGACAGGCAAACCGGTGTGCAGCAAGTACATCAAGGCTGCCTCGGATGTACAGGAGGTGCTTGGACTGGTGATTTACGAACGCACGCTGATGAGCCGTCCCCTTATCTCCTACGTCAACGGTGCGGACGGGCTTCGTCCCGTAAAGGAGGGAGAGCGTCTGGAGAGTCGTTCGAAGCCTCTCAATCCCGAAGACAGCGAATTTATTCACGCGGTGCCGCCGTGCCGTTCGGGCGACCGACGATTCATCGCCGGATTCGGGGTGGACAAGAGCCGCCGTCTGACGCTCTGGCTGCGGGATACGGAACCGGACAACCGGTCCAGTATCCGGTTGCGAGATGGCTCCAGTCTTCCGCTTCCGGTGGCTGACTTGCCGGTGGTGAAACTTTGA
- a CDS encoding nucleotide exchange factor GrpE — protein sequence MSSGDCKNHDRFMSRKTGILQRLFNVLKGGAGAENDRDTAGLHIELAQRNEEIARLRKEYALQREQSRAQCLRAEGDAIEGIVRQCAAPLAAFSAMQARHREHGDLNPSDLFQVASSFQNILAERGLEQISVVGEQQPYDPAFHQMLDGTTPQVGELVQIRFVGFRFNGKLIAKAQAGAVQVKT from the coding sequence ATGTCGAGTGGTGATTGCAAAAACCATGATCGCTTTATGAGCCGAAAAACAGGCATTCTGCAACGTCTGTTCAACGTTCTGAAGGGGGGCGCGGGTGCTGAAAATGACCGTGATACTGCCGGATTGCATATTGAGCTTGCACAACGCAACGAGGAGATTGCCAGACTCAGAAAGGAGTACGCCCTGCAGCGGGAGCAGTCGAGAGCACAGTGTTTGCGTGCGGAAGGTGATGCTATCGAGGGCATCGTTCGGCAATGCGCTGCACCGTTGGCTGCGTTTTCGGCGATGCAGGCTCGTCATCGTGAGCACGGCGATCTGAATCCGTCGGATCTCTTTCAGGTGGCGTCGTCATTTCAGAACATTCTTGCGGAGCGAGGTCTGGAGCAGATCAGCGTTGTCGGCGAACAGCAGCCTTACGATCCGGCTTTTCACCAGATGCTTGATGGTACCACTCCCCAGGTCGGCGAGCTGGTTCAGATTCGCTTCGTCGGTTTCCGGTTCAACGGGAAACTTATCGCAAAGGCTCAGGCAGGAGCGGTACAGGTCAAAACATGA
- a CDS encoding PQQ-dependent sugar dehydrogenase — translation MQLLPLKSCLSLFLALLYCNACAEPASSRIEGNAGSSLQSESFGTFNEPWAMAFLPDGDLLVTEKGGTLLLVKPDDRSRVPVQGVPEVAYGGQGGLGDIILHPQYKDNDWIYLSYAEQGASGKRGAVVARARFRPALAGPKLENLEVIWRQEPKVSGNGHYSYRLAFSPDGHLFITSGDRQKQTPAQSWRESLGKVIRLNADGSVPPDNPFQDKGELAKTFWSLGHRNLLGIAFDKQGQLWTHEMGPRNGDEFNLTIGGDNYGWPIVSWGDHYSGLPIPDHDTRPEFNAPEIYWVPTVAPSGLILYSGSLFPEWQGNAFIGGLRSQSLIRIRIEGTQAEEVERFSMGKRIREVEQGPDGAIWVLEDTQGGRLLRLSK, via the coding sequence ATGCAGCTATTACCGTTAAAGAGTTGCCTCTCATTATTCCTGGCCCTGCTTTACTGCAATGCTTGTGCTGAGCCTGCAAGCAGCAGAATTGAGGGGAATGCGGGCTCAAGTCTTCAATCCGAGAGTTTTGGGACATTCAATGAGCCATGGGCCATGGCTTTTCTTCCGGATGGTGATCTCCTGGTAACTGAAAAAGGAGGAACTCTGCTTCTGGTTAAACCGGATGATCGTTCCAGGGTTCCGGTCCAGGGTGTACCCGAGGTGGCTTACGGTGGTCAGGGCGGCCTTGGTGATATCATTCTTCACCCTCAATATAAGGATAACGATTGGATTTACCTGTCATATGCCGAGCAGGGTGCTTCAGGAAAGAGGGGTGCCGTAGTTGCCCGAGCTCGATTTCGTCCAGCATTGGCCGGGCCAAAACTGGAAAACCTCGAAGTTATCTGGCGGCAGGAACCCAAAGTATCAGGCAACGGGCATTACTCATACCGGTTGGCATTCAGCCCCGATGGACATCTTTTTATCACTTCCGGTGATCGGCAAAAACAGACGCCGGCACAGAGCTGGAGAGAAAGTCTTGGCAAAGTGATCAGGTTAAACGCGGACGGATCAGTACCACCGGACAATCCGTTTCAGGATAAAGGGGAACTCGCAAAAACCTTCTGGTCTCTCGGACATCGAAATCTTCTTGGGATTGCATTCGACAAACAGGGGCAACTGTGGACCCATGAAATGGGCCCCAGGAACGGTGATGAATTCAACCTGACTATTGGTGGAGATAATTACGGTTGGCCCATTGTATCATGGGGCGATCACTACTCCGGTCTTCCAATTCCGGATCATGATACGCGTCCTGAATTCAACGCGCCGGAGATATACTGGGTGCCAACCGTTGCACCTTCAGGCCTGATACTCTACTCCGGTTCTCTGTTTCCAGAGTGGCAGGGCAATGCCTTTATCGGAGGGCTCAGATCACAATCACTGATACGGATCAGGATTGAGGGGACACAGGCTGAGGAAGTCGAACGTTTTTCCATGGGAAAACGGATACGGGAGGTTGAACAAGGGCCGGACGGCGCAATATGGGTTCTGGAGGATACTCAAGGAGGCCGCCTGCTCCGGCTCAGTAAATGA
- a CDS encoding carboxypeptidase-like regulatory domain-containing protein encodes MGKVIFNKLNIFASITCVVAAFTLTGCDGCSPEPSGAITGTVYYMQYQPLIKATVRTNPITTTVMTDNEAKFQIPNVRPGTYKIIAEYGARSSGSANVVVYPEKVSDVVVIVRPKSMR; translated from the coding sequence ATGGGTAAAGTAATCTTCAATAAGCTAAATATTTTTGCGAGCATCACATGCGTGGTTGCTGCTTTTACTTTGACAGGATGTGATGGCTGCAGCCCTGAGCCATCCGGAGCAATAACCGGCACAGTTTATTATATGCAGTATCAGCCTTTGATCAAGGCTACCGTGAGAACAAACCCGATAACAACCACGGTCATGACCGACAACGAGGCTAAATTTCAGATCCCCAATGTAAGACCAGGCACCTATAAAATTATTGCTGAATATGGCGCTCGCAGTAGCGGAAGCGCCAATGTCGTCGTATACCCTGAAAAAGTATCCGATGTTGTTGTCATTGTCCGCCCGAAATCAATGCGCTGA
- a CDS encoding 6-phosphofructokinase, with product MPENALKPPTIFLSYPSKEESFVARICYYLERQARVKCYFNPEQKIAGDFEQRIQQAAQESDYFVLFLSGNTTSSKWQKTELQHWRKAHPDMLTRIIVVNLHTMMLDDKPNELPPNLERIIISEPEKQGVYCSEQILKLFALPAAPFDGLPVTIQVLYEKEIINAYMRNNGQLPDTLISKGYPPTWPKVRKIQSSTTSNPLNEKKFGTYRAPDSSISVDARHQTGNNAHCTDTCQLDLTFPEAGPRQTIIIPSNPFNVAILVSGGIAPGINSIISAIAERHETYQNEYRNTYHIQHHTVNLNSCMEGFNALFEIGGQIFELDKQLINHEANNGGSVIPTARADDLLPHDPDKRYTKLRRIVHTLEQRDISILYIIGGEGSMRAAHAIWTIFHKRYPNKRLSVIGIPKTMDNDILWVWQSIGFPSAVEKARQIIIQLAIEATSNPRVCIMQLFGSSSGYVVSHAALASNMCDLALIPELEFSMHDVCEYMGAKLQERRNKPNTSPYGLIVMAETAIPSDFMDYIDNKNVGLTEDEITALHHFNVNNRKVIGQTPDHLRNAGLKIVSKILETYINQRLSIEYNDNYWKKYRVFTNAPRHIVRSVEPSTNDVAYGIRLGTMAVDMAMAGYTDCIVSQWLTEYVAVPLELVTLGRKEVPLDGIFWKTVIAKTGQIEFESLSGIK from the coding sequence ATGCCTGAAAACGCCTTGAAACCACCCACCATCTTTCTGTCGTACCCTTCTAAAGAAGAATCCTTTGTCGCAAGAATCTGCTACTATCTCGAGCGGCAGGCACGAGTAAAATGTTACTTCAATCCTGAACAAAAAATAGCTGGAGATTTTGAACAACGAATTCAACAAGCAGCACAAGAGTCAGACTATTTCGTTTTGTTTCTCTCGGGGAACACAACGTCAAGCAAATGGCAAAAAACTGAATTGCAACACTGGCGGAAGGCCCATCCCGATATGCTCACACGCATCATCGTTGTCAACCTGCACACAATGATGCTCGATGATAAGCCTAATGAACTCCCCCCAAACCTGGAACGAATCATCATTTCTGAGCCCGAAAAGCAGGGAGTGTACTGTTCAGAACAAATTCTCAAACTTTTTGCTCTGCCCGCAGCCCCATTCGATGGACTTCCGGTAACCATTCAGGTCCTTTACGAAAAAGAGATCATCAACGCCTACATGCGCAACAATGGGCAACTGCCTGATACACTCATCAGCAAAGGGTATCCTCCAACCTGGCCAAAAGTCAGAAAAATCCAGTCGTCAACGACCAGCAATCCCCTGAACGAAAAAAAATTCGGGACCTATCGAGCACCGGATTCCAGCATCAGCGTTGACGCACGTCATCAGACAGGCAACAATGCTCACTGTACCGACACATGCCAACTCGACCTAACATTCCCTGAAGCCGGACCACGGCAAACTATCATCATCCCCTCAAATCCGTTTAACGTTGCAATCTTGGTTTCAGGAGGTATCGCGCCGGGCATCAATTCTATCATCTCGGCCATTGCAGAACGCCATGAAACCTATCAGAACGAATACCGTAACACCTACCATATCCAGCATCATACGGTCAATCTCAACAGCTGCATGGAAGGGTTCAATGCCTTGTTCGAAATAGGCGGGCAGATCTTCGAGCTCGACAAACAACTTATCAACCATGAAGCAAACAACGGAGGCTCAGTGATTCCAACCGCACGGGCCGACGACCTTTTACCTCATGATCCTGATAAAAGATATACAAAACTCAGAAGAATTGTCCATACGTTGGAGCAACGCGACATCTCAATTCTCTACATTATCGGAGGAGAAGGAAGCATGCGAGCAGCACATGCCATATGGACCATTTTCCATAAAAGGTACCCGAACAAACGCCTCTCTGTGATCGGCATACCTAAAACCATGGATAATGACATCCTCTGGGTATGGCAATCCATAGGATTTCCCTCTGCGGTTGAAAAAGCACGGCAAATCATCATTCAGCTTGCCATAGAAGCCACATCAAACCCCAGAGTCTGCATCATGCAATTGTTTGGTTCCTCATCCGGTTATGTCGTCAGTCACGCTGCGCTCGCAAGCAATATGTGCGACCTAGCGTTAATTCCCGAACTGGAATTTTCGATGCACGATGTTTGTGAATATATGGGCGCAAAACTACAAGAACGACGCAATAAGCCAAACACAAGCCCCTATGGTCTCATTGTCATGGCTGAAACCGCTATTCCCAGCGATTTCATGGACTACATCGATAACAAGAATGTTGGACTTACCGAAGATGAAATCACTGCCTTGCATCACTTCAATGTTAATAACAGAAAAGTCATCGGTCAAACTCCTGACCACCTGAGAAATGCTGGATTAAAAATCGTTTCCAAAATCCTTGAAACCTATATCAACCAGAGGCTTTCAATCGAATATAACGACAACTACTGGAAAAAATACCGGGTCTTCACCAACGCACCTCGGCACATTGTACGATCAGTGGAGCCAAGCACCAACGACGTAGCCTATGGTATCCGACTCGGCACCATGGCCGTCGACATGGCCATGGCTGGCTATACTGACTGCATCGTCAGCCAATGGCTCACCGAATACGTCGCCGTTCCACTTGAACTTGTCACCCTTGGGAGAAAAGAAGTCCCGCTCGACGGTATCTTCTGGAAAACAGTCATAGCCAAAACCGGCCAAATAGAATTCGAATCCCTCTCAGGAATTAAATAA